GTTTCCACCACCCATGGCTCCTTGGAGATCGCGCAGGCCCGCTCGGCCGCCTGACGGATCCGTCGCCTTGCCTCCTCGGGCACCAGGCAGCGCGCCGCGTAGCGGCTGTATCCCTCCTTGACCGCCACGGTGATCAGGTCCTCCCCCAGGAGTGCCTGGGCCTCCTCCGTCACGCGGCGGTCCCCGGTCACCAGCGTGACGGGCACCTCATAGTACCCCGCCAGCGCGGCGTTCAGGCCCACCTCTCCCACCTCGACGCCGTTGATCCAGACGCCGGTGACGATGCTGCTGAACGTGTGATCCAGGATGCCGAAGGCCGTCCCCGCGCGGCTGTGGTAGCCGATGAAGAACGCACGATCGAAGGTGGAGTCCAGCCCCTGGACCATGCCGTCCGGCTTGGGGGTGCCGGTGATCAGCTCCACCGAATCGCTGGCGTGCAACTCCTCAATGAGCAGGTTTCGCATGAGGCCGTGGGCGTCGTTCACCACGATCCGCTTGGCGCCGCCCTGGATCGCGCCCAGGATGGCCGCGTTCACCTCGCCCGTCATCAGCTGTCGGGCGCGCTCGTACTCGGGGTTCCCCATCCTGCCCTGCTGGGGGTGGACGACGCCGGAGATCCCCTCGATATCGGCCGAGATGTATACGTTCACTTGGTCAACCTCCCTCGGTGATCGGCGTGGGCGTAGGCCCCGGGCGGTATCATCCGCCCGGAGGGTGATCGGCGATCATCGGGCTATGCCATCTTGACCACGATATCCCCGATCACGTTGGCCGCCTCATCGCCCCGATCGGCTGCGTTGCTGAGATGACGATAGACCTCTCGGTATTTCAGCATCTCCACGATATGATGGACGTCCTCCGGCCCCTGGAACAGGGCGGCGATCGCCTCCCGGTAGACCTGCTCCACCCGATTCTCCAGGGCCTTGGCCCGTTGCGCATGCTCGGCGGCCACCCCGGGGTGATCCTGCAGTCGGCACATGGCCAGGTAGATCTCGTTGGCCGCCTCACGCAACAGAGAGACCATTCGATGGAGATAGCTGTTGGGCTGGATGTCCAGGAGCGTCATCTCGTCCACGGTGGTGTAGGCGTAATCGATCACATCATCCACCGATCGGGATAGCGCGAAGATGTCCTCACGGTCGATAGGGGTGACGAAGGTCCGATTCAGCTCGTCGATCAGGATGCGGCGTAGCTCATCGGCTTCCTTTTCCAGCCGCTCCACCGTGGCCGCCTCCTCCGGATCGCCGGTCTGCATGAACTTCTCCAGATGCTGGAGGCCTTCCAGCGTCGTCATCGATTGCTCGATCAGCAGGCGTACAAAGTTGTTCTGTCGTGGTTTCAGGAAATTGCGGATAAAGCTCATGGCATACCCCCGTGCCCTCTTCTCCTCCCGTCGAGCATCCGGCGGGGCCGGGGCCGGACGGGTGTGTCATTTCGATGGTGATTCCTGTTGTCAGGATGATGCCGGGTGCAGTCGGAAGTATACCCGGCCCTAGCTCGACTGACAAGACGCAAACCGGTAGCCCCCAGGGCTTTTTCAAAGTCAGTGATGGAAACCGGGATGGTAGGAACACCCGCGTGTCGCCCGACGTAAGTCATTCCCCTGACCGTCAACCGACAGAAAACGGCCCTCATCCCCCAGACCCCCTTCCTGGAGTTTGGCCTTTTTGAGGGAGGGGTTGAAAGAGGGATGCCTTTCCAGTAAAGTTAAGGTGAACATACTTAATCCCACTGGAAGAGGCATCCCACCATGAAAGATAGCACATTTCCAGCGCTTTTGCAGGCTCTGTTTGAGCTGTTACAGGCTCACCGTCCGGTTTTTCGACAGGAGCGGACTTTTCTGCGAGCCATTGGGTTGTTGATCGGAGAGGTGTTCGCGTTTGGTCGGCACACGGTCACGCAGGGGCTCCTGGCCCTGGGGCTGACCGATGCGGACTGGAGTGCCTGGTATCGTCTGTTCAGTCGGAAGCGATTTGATCCCGACAAAGCCAGTGTGTGCCTGCTGGGACAGACGCTGCGGCATGTGCCGGTGAAGCAGCCGTATGTCACTGGGGTGGATAGTGTCCAAGTGCCCCGCAGCAGTTTGAAGATGCCCGGGACCTGCTGGCTGAAGGCGTTAGGCACCGCACCCTTCCGTCCGGGTCTTCATCGGGCCCAGCGCTTTGTGGACGTGAGTTGGCTCATTCCTCCTGAGGGGGGATATAGTCGGGCGGTTCCCCTGTGTTGGCTGCCCGCTTTTCCTGCCAAGGCCGTGTCTGCCGAGTGTCCGCCTCGCAAGGAGTGGGAAGCGGGGCAGGAGGGGATCGCCTGGGTGCGGAAGCAGTTGGACGCCGCCGAGCGGGAGGAGCAGTTGCTCTTAGTGTTGGTGGATGGGAGCTTTGAGAGGGTGGTCGAGTTCTGGCGAGGCTTGCCGGAGCGAGCCGCGGTGTTAGGTCGGTGCGCCCGCAATCGAGTTTTGTATCAGTTGCCGCACTATTCCGGGAGGGGGCGCCCCCCCAGCTACGGTGAACGAGCTCCCCGACCCGCCCAGTGGTTGAAAGTGCGCTCAGGCTGGCAGACCGCTGAGGTGAGGGTGCGAGGGAAGGTGCGAAACCTGCGTTACCGGGTTGAAGGCCCCTATCTGCGAGAAGGATTACCGGATCGGCCGGTGTTCCTGATCGTCGTGCGCGGTCAGGATCGTCGGATCGGCAAGCGACGGATCAGGCGGAAGCCCGCTTTCTACCTGGTGTCCGCCGTGTGGAAGGAGGGGAAGTGGGTTCTGCCCCTTCCTGCGGAAGCGCTGCTAGCTTGGGCTTGGCAAC
This is a stretch of genomic DNA from Chloroflexota bacterium. It encodes these proteins:
- a CDS encoding transposase — its product is MKDSTFPALLQALFELLQAHRPVFRQERTFLRAIGLLIGEVFAFGRHTVTQGLLALGLTDADWSAWYRLFSRKRFDPDKASVCLLGQTLRHVPVKQPYVTGVDSVQVPRSSLKMPGTCWLKALGTAPFRPGLHRAQRFVDVSWLIPPEGGYSRAVPLCWLPAFPAKAVSAECPPRKEWEAGQEGIAWVRKQLDAAEREEQLLLVLVDGSFERVVEFWRGLPERAAVLGRCARNRVLYQLPHYSGRGRPPSYGERAPRPAQWLKVRSGWQTAEVRVRGKVRNLRYRVEGPYLREGLPDRPVFLIVVRGQDRRIGKRRIRRKPAFYLVSAVWKEGKWVLPLPAEALLAWAWQRWEQEVAHRELKCGLGLGEKQCWNQRSAIVSVQWSAWVYAVLVLAGYRTWGLCQGPTCPGRWWRGSRRWSLNTLWRGYRAAFWGHRDFRAVWMGTGDNWLKKGDWIAGLWNSVTAAARI
- a CDS encoding DUF47 family protein; the encoded protein is MSFIRNFLKPRQNNFVRLLIEQSMTTLEGLQHLEKFMQTGDPEEAATVERLEKEADELRRILIDELNRTFVTPIDREDIFALSRSVDDVIDYAYTTVDEMTLLDIQPNSYLHRMVSLLREAANEIYLAMCRLQDHPGVAAEHAQRAKALENRVEQVYREAIAALFQGPEDVHHIVEMLKYREVYRHLSNAADRGDEAANVIGDIVVKMA
- a CDS encoding M55 family metallopeptidase, which codes for MNVYISADIEGISGVVHPQQGRMGNPEYERARQLMTGEVNAAILGAIQGGAKRIVVNDAHGLMRNLLIEELHASDSVELITGTPKPDGMVQGLDSTFDRAFFIGYHSRAGTAFGILDHTFSSIVTGVWINGVEVGEVGLNAALAGYYEVPVTLVTGDRRVTEEAQALLGEDLITVAVKEGYSRYAARCLVPEEARRRIRQAAERACAISKEPWVVETPVRLTVEFATSGHLDLAELIPGSQRLGARRIDFTHEDYRVVYRAFRAMVALALQVDR